From the Drosophila sechellia strain sech25 chromosome X, ASM438219v1, whole genome shotgun sequence genome, the window ATCGAATTCATTTACCGGAAAGGAAGAGCGCAGGCATGCGATTCTCAATGAGTTTATTTCTATAGCACAGCTGTCTATGGTCAAAAGGGTCAACTAGTGAACACGGTACATGCAGAACGTTAATGGCAATCACACATGCAGCTAAGTGGCTAGGATTGCGGCTCCCTAGCGGAGCCGGAACTGCAACTTATGACTACTAATACTAAGCGGGAGCAGTTGGGCGGGTCCATCAATGTGTGGTCTAGCAAATAGCTACCCGGTTGGCAGAGTATCCGTAATCTTCAAATTCTATAAAAAAATACGATTCGGATTTTACAAGGCCTACGAGTACAGTGAAGCCTGCTTAAGGGCCTCAAGTTTGTCTGCTTAAAAGCTACCTCTTTACCTTACCTTACTTAGTGACTCACAAAAGGGTATCTTACACaataaaacccatttaaagtaTCAATTCCCATTCTCTTCCCACGCCAAGACGGCAAAGCCGATGGCAATGAAACTTTTCCAGAATAATAAATACCCgtcagaatgaaaactttaGCAGAATATAAAACAGGATGAAACAAAGAATTCGCGCCGACTAACTTGATTGAGGCGATATATTCTTAAAGTGTACTTGCTGCTCTTTTCTTTGGCAATTGAAGTTGATGGCGAACGGAATGTATCCATACTGCATCTATAATCCTGCCTAGCTCTAATCTAGTATGTATATCATTTACAACTCCCTTTTGAATCACCCGCCATCCGGAACTTATTTCGCGTGACCAGTGGACTCCACCCAATCGCTCAGAACAGTCTTCGGGGGCATTCGTGGTACCGCAATTAACTCCAAGGGGAGTCGAAGCCCCCGTAACCGCGACCACTGTATTGGCCATATCCGTAGGACGAGCCGGGTCCGGGTCGCTCGTAGTGGTAGCCCGGATCGTGATATCTTTGCGACGGTGGTAGCTCCCTGGAGACCGGCGCCTGCAGGCTGTCCCACAGGAGTCGGGGTTGCTGCACCACCTCCCGCAGGATATTCACCGCCGCCAAGCCAACGCTGGCCAATTGAACGCCCCAACGGCGCGCCGTCGACTTGGCGGGAATCGTCCAGGCCGGAGCGGCCAGAGCCCGGCCTTGCGGATGGGCCAGGATCTTGGCTATCAGATTGTCACCGTGCGGCGGCACATAGAGATCCGCCTGCCGGAATTCCGCCGGACAGTGATCGGTGCGGTAGTAGAAGTCCTCGAACCTCTGGTGTGCCGAGCAGGGACTCCGCTCCTGGAAGCACGTCACCTGCACCACATTGTAGAAGATGGCGCCCAGCGTATTGGCCGTCTCCGTGTTCGCCGCCTGCAAGCATCGCCTAAACCGGGCATCGCAGTCGCAGTGGCTTCTCGTGAATGTGCCGCGATTGCACAATCCCCGCCGGCACTCGCCCACATTCAGCACATCGGGACACATGTCGTGCTCGCGACAGCAGCGATCCTCGCGAGCGTGCGCGCCCAGGTCGTCGTAACTGGTGGCCGCTGTGCCCGGGCCGCACCACTTCGTGCCCGGATAGATGAAGCCCAGTCCGCCGCGGAACTCGTGGCCATAGGATCCCTGCCGGCGGCAcacctcctccagctccatcACCGACTCCCGCGGCACCTGGCGTATGCGTCGCGGATCCGATTGCAGCAACATGCGCTGGATATCACCACTAGCGGACAATAAGAGGTATTATTTCCGCTTATTCAGCTATAAAGAACGACTCACCGATCTGTGTGCATCTTGCAGAAGGGATGTCGCGAGGATAGCTCCACCATGACGCTCATGGTCATGTCGGAGATGAGCACCGCCGATCCAGATGTGGGTGGCATCGCGGAGCCGAGCCACAGGAACAGGAGCACTACCGCCCCTGGCAGTGGTTCCCTCATGGCGCCAACTAAGATCGGAAATAAAagagtatatatatgtatgtgtatatagcaattagggggcgtggctgatCTGGTATGTAAGATCTGCTTGGTTGAGCTGACGGCGCGATAATGTGGCGATATGGTGCGAGTCTATGTATCCATGTGATATGTGGGCCATCATTAGCAACTCGCTTTTTGCATTTCTATGGACCGCTTATGCGATTTGACCTCTGGCCGCGAACAGAATCAAATATCCATAACTGTGCACAGTGGCCCGGTGTCTATGACTCGCatatatcaatatcaatatcgTCTACATGAATATGAATGACTAAACTTGGCATTTTGTTATGGTAATCACAACATTGATACGCTCaaattatcattttcatgaTGTCTGCTTATGCTGCGCATGTAGTGAAATGTAACATATACATTACTACTACTATATATCATaaaaaaatggaaagcaaTGGAAACAGGCAAATAAATACTTTCCAATCATCATTAAAGATCTTTAtaattttggaaaatttacaaattgttTGGCAAACAGGATTCAAAAAACCATTATTTTAGCGTTTAGGTACTTATCAAGCTATTTGCTTATTAATTGCTATACGAAACTTGAGCATTTATTATATGGTTTTTATCGCGCACCACTGTAAAGCCCACGATCAAAACAAAAGGCATCGCAAAACAAATGATCGTGGGCAAAGATACAAAAAGAAGGCAGCCAAGacaatttgaaaaataaaaggcGATGGCTTACGAACGAACGGTATTAAATTGAATCGGGGGGAGGGATCTGTAGGAGACCCCCAGTTAGTGACCTACCCCAACTGCCAAACCTCagccaaaatgaaaaaaaaaaaaaaacatttcgaATGGTacgaaataaaattgaataaacAGCCAGGAAGAGCGGCGTCgcttctgtttttgttttttctttttgtcgTTTTTAGTGGGTCAGTCGAAGGTGGAGGAGGCGTCAGCTTGTTACCAATTCTTTGGCTTCTCTTCTTCGCCATCCACCACCTTTGCGTTTTGGCCAGCTCGCAAAAGGTGAAGGTCATCCGTCCGTCGGCCAGCACTGTTAATTAGTCAAAATGGAGAAAAAGTGAAGACAATCTATGTATGACGCCAACTTGATTCTTCTCCCATCTGCCTGCTCCACGTTTACGCTACGCCACCAACTGGTTActatccatttttttttttttttttttttttgtttttaagccGGGCCAAGGAACCAATTGTACCCATCACGTTCCACTGCACTTGGCTTGTAAAGCGCGAGAATAATGAATGATGGCACCTTGCGGCCGCTTATTATAAGTATTATTTATGTTGTTTGCACAATTGTTGCCCCATTTGCCCCACTGTGCGTCGGTGGGCAACGAAAGGGGGTGCGGCCGTGTGCCATCCCAGGTGGAAAAGCGTGAGAACTTTGGGACATGGGCGTAAGTGAGCGAAACAGAAACACACCACCAGACATGCCATCCATTTGGATTGGCTATTAGATAGCCCCCATCCGAGCTACGCCCCTGGGAAAAGCCACTGGCGGAGCCTCGCTGCCCCCTTGTCATCCATATCGGCTGAACTTGGCTGTCACTCCACTCGCGAATTGCTTCGCCCTCAGATCAATTGTTATTTGATCGCATTTATGGTTATTTATGGAGCCCATCAATCGCAATTCGCATTAATAATTCGCACCGACAAGTGACAACAATTGGTAATCAATTACCACACCAcaccattccattccattctaTCTATCGGTGAGCGCAAGTAACTCAGTGTAAACACCATCTTCGCctttttttcttcttattttttttaattttttttttatttttttgccgaGCGAAACATATTGGACCTCTGTTGTTCGCATAATTTTCAATGTcaatgcttttgcttttggctcTTTAATTTTGGTAGCATAATAAGCCAGTCTTTCGATCTCTCGGCCGCGCCAGTGCcaaagaaaacgaaaacaaaattcaaaatcaaaagtgaATCCAGTTCGCTTGCTTCCATTTCCATCGGCGTGTTTATAGACCTCAAGTACATTGACCCAACTCCCAGGTAAATTCagataacaaaaaaaacaaaggtACATATACTTAAACCGTTTATAGATCGCTATAACTTTGGCTTTAAGCTGTCACTCAGCAGAAAGAGATCAACGTCGGATCAAATCGTTTGAGATTACAGTCTTCTACTACTTTGAACTACCGAAGAATTCTTCGAAAATAAGTTTTTCGAAATCTGTGAATATAGAATGGCATGCATTGATAAGCTCCTTGTACAGTCGTTCCTTACGATCTGCGACTCATTTTAGCCAATTTAGAATGAAAAGTCCTTGTAAAACATTTCAAACCAAATTttccacccaaaaaaaaaggattttCAGGTCCAAATCAATGCCAAGTGGTGGTCCTAATATTGTTAGGACCATGCAATGCAATACATTGTTGGATTCGTTACAAAATTTCCTGTATAGTGGCATTTTAgcctaaaaatgtttaattttgaCCATTTTTCGAATCCGAAATCCCAAATTTTAGCCCAAAAAGAATTAGTTTTTTGTCAACAACACCTATAAAAGTTGTCCAGATATAGAATGTCATACATCGTTGGATTCGTTATAAAATTTCCAACAAACTGGCATTCCAGCctagaaatattaaattttgacaatttttcgaaaaattttatgatgttaccccttatcaaaaatgcgaaaattgaccaaaatttttttttgataaaatCAGCAGGATTTGAATAGATTTAGTTAGAGTGGCTAAATATCTGCACAAACCTGTCATTCTTTTAGTTCTATGACCCTTTTTGGCAAAGTTGTGTGGAAAAATTCCATTAAAACGatcctatttttggcaaaaattaaattacaatttttacTCTAAAATAATCAGTTTTTAGTCGACTACAAAGTATATATTTGTCCGAATATAGAATGTCATAtatcgctgagttcgttgtgaAATTTCAAATCGAGTGGCGTTCAAGTCTGGAAATGTCAAATTTTGATcgtttttcgcaaaaaattcagctcaaaaaaaatgcaaaaattttcaaaataattaatttgagAAAATCAGCCTTAAAGTGATCGGCTTGTTTGAATTGGGTCATCAGTTGCTTAAACCATTTGGACTTGCGTTTTAAGCCTCTTTTGGCCATGTTACAGCCAAAACATGAAAATGTGACACTGATTTTATGAAGCAAAGATCCTTCTTTACATGGACATGCTTCCATAACCTTAAATTCCATATTCTTAGCTTCACTGCCATTAGTTAACTTAgtgtgtaattaaaacaatcatAATTATTTCGGCATAATAAAACGTGCCGGTCGAAATTTAACGCGCTTTTTGTAGATCTTTTACGATATAAGTGCATGTAATTCAAAGGCTATATATGCCGggatttttatttgccaaatTGTAGGTTTCACTGTAGTGCTCGGCTGCTTTTGGGGGCCATTAAACCCCGGGGGAATGTTTCTGTACCTTGGTCAAAGTTTGAACTTTGATATGTCTACTAAAGTCTTCTGAGTGAACGGGCGTGTCTCGGATCCTCAGATCAGATCATCAATCAACGATCTCCTGTTTTTGGCTAGTCGTTGTTttcattattgtttttatttatttttaattttttttttttggttccgTTGAGAAGCAGCCCTTCACTTGGACGCATCCGAAACTGGTTTGCGGCGTTCGTTTGCATTTTGAATGTCACGCTGCAGATGGAATGGAAAACACTGGTTCTTAAAAGCCACAATAACAAGTTGTAATCCCCTCcccaaaatacaaaaaaaaa encodes:
- the LOC6612478 gene encoding acidic phospholipase A2 PA4 isoform X2, producing MREPLPGAVVLLFLWLGSAMPPTSGSAVLISDMTMSVMVELSSRHPFCKMHTDRGDIQRMLLQSDPRRIRQVPRESVMELEEVCRRQGSYGHEFRGGLGFIYPGTKWCGPGTAATSYDDLGAHAREDRCCREHDMCPDVLNVGECRRGLCNRGTFTRSHCDCDARFRRCLQAANTETANTLGAIFYNVVQVTCFQERSPCSAHQRAGYNQTEQEAICAQWQYQPSEKYVPSQPRTSS
- the LOC6612478 gene encoding uncharacterized protein LOC6612478 isoform X1, which produces MREPLPGAVVLLFLWLGSAMPPTSGSAVLISDMTMSVMVELSSRHPFCKMHTDRGDIQRMLLQSDPRRIRQVPRESVMELEEVCRRQGSYGHEFRGGLGFIYPGTKWCGPGTAATSYDDLGAHAREDRCCREHDMCPDVLNVGECRRGLCNRGTFTRSHCDCDARFRRCLQAANTETANTLGAIFYNVVQVTCFQERSPCSAHQRFEDFYYRTDHCPAEFRQADLYVPPHGDNLIAKILAHPQGRALAAPAWTIPAKSTARRWGVQLASVGLAAVNILREVVQQPRLLWDSLQAPVSRELPPSQRYHDPGYHYERPGPGSSYGYGQYSGRGYGGFDSPWS